ACATACGTAAGCCCAGCAGGCGACTACGACGCAAATGGTGCTCGTACTGGTAAATACGTGCTTGGTGGAGATAATCTCATCTTAAACTCAAAAAATGAGAGCTATATAAGCTATGCGGACCTTGCGCTTGCAATCATAGACGAGCTAAAAAATAAAAAATTTATACAAAAACGCTTCACAGCAGTTGGCGAGCGAGCATAAAAATTATAAATTTGACATAGCTGGCACAAAAAGTCGGCTTGTCAAATCTAAACTGAAAATAAACTGCTTTTAGTAAAAATTTAAAGTATAATCAGAAAAAAATTTCAAGGACAGTTATGCAAGTAGGGATCAAGTTTT
The DNA window shown above is from Campylobacter concisus ATCC 51562 and carries:
- a CDS encoding NAD(P)-dependent oxidoreductase, whose protein sequence is MDTPDFPAAYMGVAKATAESYFELKDRSDLLWTYVSPAGDYDANGARTGKYVLGGDNLILNSKNESYISYADLALAIIDELKNKKFIQKRFTAVGERA